In bacterium, the genomic window TAGTCAATGCTAAAACTCCATAAGTCTTGTAGCCTTCCTGACAACTTGTGTGTTTTTAAAGCCTTATCAAAATGATTTTTTATAAATATTTCTACCCTTCCCCAAAATTTTCGTTCTAGCTCTTCATTTCCTTTAATTCTTTTTCTATACGCTCTTTTAAAGGAAGAGCTAAAACTAATTTCTATCATTCTTCTATCATTTTTCTTAGTTTGTCTACATCACTTGAAAATTCCAGTTTTGATTCTTTCAAGCTATTTTGATAATTTCTGTAGATTTCTTCTCTTTTTTCCTCTATAAGATATTTATCTATTAGAAATTTAAGGTCTTCTTTTTCTTCCCTGGGTAATGATTTTACAGATTCAA contains:
- a CDS encoding type II toxin-antitoxin system YafQ family toxin; protein product: MEISFSSSFKRAYRKRIKGNEELERKFWGRVEIFIKNHFDKALKTHKLSGRLQDLWSFSIDYNIRIIFYFVDNNRVVFVDIGKHDEVY